Proteins encoded within one genomic window of Oscarella lobularis chromosome 6, ooOscLobu1.1, whole genome shotgun sequence:
- the LOC136187954 gene encoding peroxidasin-like, with amino-acid sequence MMRCIYAQFVCLLGSVVSSSTGSDPYTIGVRLSSKDVKLSGSATFDCILTGAPKPVVSKWTIGPTTPVPSGFRYVYNTAKTRLNILSVTMKDQGDYYCHATTADGTNISAHAYLPVIDRFTILPQSDTVREGEDAILRCPVDKPTGVTIYWYFNSLPIVSSNSNYSIGGTYREELRVPKANRARNGKYECYAQNSQWSFKAHTNLKVIVEYPTSVVSHVAAETVIVGGDGSRELIAIIAGSVGGLVLLCAIFIVILVLKRWKA; translated from the exons ATGATGCGGTGCATCTACGCGCAATTTGTCTGTCTCCTCGGCTCAGTCGTCTCAAGCTCAACGGGCTCAG ACCCTTATACTATTGGCGTTCGCTTGAGTTCGAAGGACGTCAAACTGTCGGGTTCGGCGACGTTTGATTGCATTCTCACCGGGGCGCCAAAGCCAGTCGTTTCCAAGTGGACGATCGGTCCCACGACCCCCGTTCCCAGCGGCTTTCGCTACGTCTACAACACAGCCAAGACGCGTTTGAATATCCTCTCGGTTACAATGAAAGATCAAGGCGACTATTATTGCCACGCGACGACCGCCGATGGAACGAACATCAGCGCTCACGCGTATTTACCCGTCATAG atcGATTTACAATTTTGCCTCAAAGCGACACGGTTCGCGAGGGGGAAGACGCAATATTGCGCTGTCCTGTCGACAAGCCAACTGGCGTAACGATTTATTGGTATTTCAACTCGCTTCCCATAGTAtcgtcgaattcaaattATTCTATCGGGGGAACGTATCGGGAAGAGTTGCGCGTGCCCAAAGCGAATCGAGCGCGCAATGGAAAGTATGAGTGTTACGCGCAGAATTCACAGTGGAGCTTTAAAGCGCATACGAATCTTAAAGTCATAGTCGAAT atcCTACTTCTGTGGTTTCTCATGTTGCAGCTGAGACCGTCATTGTTGGAGGTGATGGAAGCCGAGAACTAATTGCCATTATTGCTGGGTCTGTGGGTGGATTAGTTTTACTGTGCGCTATTTTTATAGTGATACTAGTTTTGAAAAGGTGGAAAGCGTAG
- the LOC136188417 gene encoding CCR4-NOT transcription complex subunit 11-like encodes MSLSPKDLSTLLTILTEEAIGAASLEAVGSTFHRNFNRSDYFKIGSAMILLLTDKDLLPGPAQRIGAIFILYDMYKTDSMSSHPFAPFFAEFLVADGDKVPGLSLSSLPSPAEKNFLSQLVTTAPRELFKKTPRAISLTEVPPTDYGHVRKMLLERQIEILPKPCIGAPSVLPDPVSLEMSPAEVSSSGQVAEVVLCDPDTGADITFQPTLVRPAPPLHLSDDEVLWLNPSENTFLPEWDTSMSISNSAGVEVRKLMAKAFKGPLVLQQQQQVLGELEKDSKLVYHMGLTPAKLPDLVENNPLIAIEVLLKLMSSNQIAEYYSVLVNMDMSLHSMEVINRLTTAVELPKEFVQVYICNCISKCETIKDKYMQNRLVRLVCVFLQSLIRNKIIDIKDLFIEVQAFCIEFSRIREAAGLFKLLKSLDSGASVGSGSAPGFSLQAMSGGGGGIGGGGLQSGNSGGGGNSTTNSPNTALQGNK; translated from the exons ATGAGTCTCTCTCCTAAAGATCTCAGCACACTTCTAAC GATTCTGACCGAAGAGGCGATAGGTGCAGCGAGCCTCGAAGCGGTCGGATCGACATTTCATCGCAACTTCAATCGATCGGACTATTTCAAAATCGGCAGCGCTATG ATACTCTTATTGACCGACAAAGATCTTCTACCTGGCCCCGCCCAAAGAATTGGGGCAATTTTCATTTTGTACGACATGTACAAAACCGATTCGATGTCGTCGCATCCATTCGCTCCCTTTTTCGccgaatttctcgtc gctgATGGCGATAAAGTACCCGgtttgtctttgtcttcgcttCCGTCTCCTGcagagaagaattttctatCTCAACTCGTAACGACTGCACCAAGAGAG TTATTTAAGAAAACTCCGCGAGCCATTTCTCTTACTGAAGTTCCG CCTACTGATTATGGTCACGTGAGAAAAATGCTGCTGGAACGTCAAATAGAAATTCTTCCTAAACCCTGTATCGGTGCACCTTCCGTTTTACCCGATCCCGTTTCCCTTGAAATGAG TCCTGCTGAAGTGTCATCATCGGGGCAAGTAGCTGAAGTCGTTTTATGTG atCCGGACACTGGTGCTGATATTACCTTTCAACCAACGTTAGTTCGTCCcgctcctcctcttcatttATCTGATGACGAG GTTTTGTGGTTGAATCCTAGTGAGAACACCTTTCTCCCAGAATGGGATACGTCAATGAGCATAAGCAATAGTGCAG GAGTCGAAGTGAGAAAGTTGATGGCAAAAGCTTTCAAGGGACCCTTAGTCTTACAGCAACAACAG CAAGTGTTGGGTGAGCTCGAAAAAGATTCTAAGTTGGTCTACCACATGGGACTCACTCCGGCCAAg CTGCCTGATTTGGTGGAAAATAATCCATTAATAGCCATAGAGGTTCTTCTTAAATTGATGTCGTCAAATCAAATAGCAGA ATACTATTCTGTTTTGGTGAATATGGACATGTCTCTTCATTCGATGGAAGTTATCAATCGGCTGACAACT gctgTTGAACTTCCGAAGGAATTTGTTCAGGTATACATCTGCAATTGCATATCGAAATGCGAGACAATCAAAGACAAGTACATGCAGAACCGATTAGTCAGATTG gtttGCGTCTTTCTTCAGTCGCTCATCAGAAATAAGATTATCGACATTAAA GATCTCTTCATTGAAGTCCAAGCGTTTTGCATCGAATTCAGTCGCATTCGCGAAGCGGCAGGTCTTTTCAAGCTTCTCAAATCGCTAGACAGTGGCGCCAGTGTCGGCAGTGGCAGCGCCCCTGGCTTCAGTCTCCAGGCAATGTccgggggaggaggaggaatagGAGGAGGGGGGCTCCAGTCAGGAAACAGCGGTGGCGGCGGGAACTCGACTACGAATTCTCCGAATACAGCGTTACAAGGCAACAAATAA
- the LOC136187902 gene encoding charged multivesicular body protein 1b-like — protein sequence MDSNHLFNLKFAAKQLDRNAKKCDEEEKAEKVKLKRAIEKGNMDGARIHAENAIRQKNQSVNFLRMGARVDAVAQRVQSAVTMRQVTRSMAGVVKSMDSALKSMNLEKVASLMEKFERQFETLDVQSQAMEDAMSSTTTLTVPQGQVDCLMQEVADAAGLELKMELPGAQTTAVGTASTASAEQDELTQRLAKLRQM from the exons ATGGATAGTA accATTTATTCAACCTGAAG TTTGCCGCAAAGCAATTGGATAGAAACGCGAAGAAatgcgacgaagaggaaaaggcggaaaaagtcaaattgaaaagg GCGATAGAGAAAGGCAACATGGATGGAGCTCGAATTCACGCCGAAAACGCCATTCGACAGAAGAACCAG TCGGTAAACTTTTTGCGAATGGGTGCACGAGTAGACGCCGTGGCCCAGAGAGTCCAATCGGCTGTCACTATGCGTCAG gttaCTAGATCGATGGCGGGCGTCGTCAAGTCCATGGACTCGGCTTTGAAGTCGATGAATCTAGAAAAA GTCGCCTCACTAATGGAAAAGTTTGAGCGTCAGTTTGAAACGCTGGACGTTCAGTCTCAGGCGATGGAAGACGCTATGAGTTCGACTACAACGCTAACTGTTCCTCAG GGTCAAGTGGATTGCCTAATGCAAGAAGTTGCGGATGCAGCAGG TCTTGAATTGAAAATGGAATTGCCTGGTGCTCAAACGACTGCAGTTGGTACGGCATCAACGGCGTCAGCAGAACAG GATGAACTGACCCAAAGATTGGCAAAGCTGAGACAGATGTGA
- the LOC136187901 gene encoding uncharacterized protein: protein MASARGDDSQSYAYVKNLNVDSLCCTICLAVRSFVLQELRQIVAEANSHLSRMPLSNAKNQLQRVVALKKMINALEIYCPKRHDGCKAIVKRDALESHLLQCDYSKVPCPTCGQSTKREVIEGHLHKQAKEISQREAEREEAKEKIIELEDSLASMKSELDDAIEVFDFSYSYGTNRRGCPGNVNTLKLFSCIHRSFMRWKSVDTLMLAATAYATRWFTVDQNMTLLDWMESLLEAEAKQESKIYVIK from the exons ATG GCTAGCGCTCGTGGCGACGACAGTCAGTCTTACGCATACGTGAAGAACCTGAACGTCGACAGCTTGTGCTGCACGATCTGCTTGGCCGTGCGGTCATTCGTTCTGCAAGAGCTGCGTCAAATCGTGGCTGAAGCGAACTCCCACTTGTCCCGAATGCCGCTATCGAATGCAAAAAATCAGCTGCAGCgagtcgtcgctttgaaaaagATGATCAACGCGCTCGAGATCTACTGTCCCAAGCGACACGACGGCTGCAAGGCAATAGTCAAGCGAGACGCTCTCG AGAGTCATTTGCTGCAGTGTGACTATTCTAAGGTTCCCTGTCCTACATGCGGCcagtcgacgaaacgagaaGTGATTGAAGGCCACTTGCACAAGCAAGCTAAGGAGATCTCCCAAAGGGAGGCAGAACGCGAGGAggctaaagaaaagattATAGAACTGGAAGACAGCTTGGCCTCCATGAAGagcgaactcgacgacgccaTTGAGGTATTTGATTTCAGTTATTCATACGGAACCAACCGACGAG GTTGTCCAGGGAACGTCAACACGTTGAAATTGTTCAGTTGTATTCATCGATCATTTATGCGCTGGAAGAGTGTGGATACACTGATGCTAGCTGCAACCGCCTATGCCACTCGTTGGTTTACCGTCGACCAAAATATGACGTTACTAGATTGGATGGAATCCCTATTGGAAGCTG AAGCAAAGCAAGAAAGCAAGATTTATGTAATCAAATGA